The genomic DNA TTCTAGCACTCTGGAAGGCGGACGACGCCCTGGCCCTGGGGGCATCATGGGGCCGTAGGGCCCCATGGGCCCTACTTGAGGTGGGGGCATCATGGCATGTGGAGGAGGGGGAGGTGGACCGGGGGGTCCCATCATCTGTAAATGTGGTGGATGTGGTGGACCGTGAATTGGCATCAGATGTGGTGGAGGGGGCATTGGGCCCATAGGCGGGGCCATAGGGCCGTGGAAGGCTGCCGGAGGAGGCCCTGGTGGTCCTGGGTGATTATGAGGCCCCGGTGGGCCGTGGGGATTCTGGCCGGGCCCCATAGGAGGGCCTTGGATCATCATGAAAGGAGGGGGGCCTCGCATGCCCTTGCTCTTCCTCTCCGACAAACTGCTGCTTCCCTGGATCACGCCCTTGGGGAACTTGCCGCCCTTCCCCTTCGGAGGGGAGCCGTGCCCATTCATGTGTCGAGGGAGACTCCCATTGGCGTATCTCATGCCGCCGTTGGCGCCGTTCATCAGACTGACGGGTCTCATTGGGACCCCTCCTCCGTTGGTGATCCTACTCATCTCGTCGTCGTCCCTACGTCCTTTCCCCTTCAGGAGCCTCTTGCCCTTCTTCTCCTCGGGCTccggaggcggaggaggaggcgcTACGGAGGGCATGATCATCTGGCGGGGTCTGGTAGGGCGCCTCCCTCCTGTCGTTCCGTAGAGGGAGGACGTCGAGCGAGCAGATCGGAGAGTCCCCGAGGAATAGTCCGAGTAGATGAGCTCAGCTTCCGTCTTGTGGGCCCTGCCCACACCTTGTGGTTCTCGTCTCCGTTGTAGATGGAGATCTCGTCCCAGGGGAGTCCTGCGAAGTGGGAGAGGCAGGGACATCTCCCGTGGGAGACGAGCCGATCGAAGCTGGGATGATCTCCGAGGCGGAGCTGCTAAAATCCTCGATTTCAATCACCCTTTCTTCGGTGGCACGCCCTCCGTAGACGGAGCCATACTGGCTGTTCGTGGTCCCGTTGCCACCGCCCCCGCCACCGCCCTCCAGGCTGCGGGCGTACATCGAGTCGGCGTAGGCGTGGAAGCAGCACCTGACGAGGGCGTTGGCCGGAGTCTCTCTCTTGCAGATGAAAGCGTGGCATTCTAACACCTTGATCCCCGTCGTGCGTCTCATGATGCAAGCGAACAGGGGCGGGTGGTTGATGTTGGGGTTTCGGGCGAAGGGCGAATCCAGGGGCAGGAACCTGGGCACGGTGGCCCCCTCCCCACCCCCGGCCACCACGACGTACCTCACAGCCGCGCAGTAATGGAGGCTTTCGATGGGGAAAAACCGCGTACTTTCTTCTGATTTTCGTCCACGTTCTCCAGAAGTAGGCCGTTGGACCAGACGGAGAGCCAGGAATCTATGCCGCGGGCGCTGACGGCGCCCTCGGCCGGGTACAGCTCCCTCAGGGGTTCCTGGATGCCCTGCAGGCCGTCCTTCGTCACCTGGGGCACGGAGGAGCCCAGGTACAGCACCCTGCAGCGGCAAATGGGCGTGGGATCAGCGCCTCCTCGGCGTGCCATCTTCATGGTGACTTCGATGCGCTACAAGAACCTATCCTTAACAATCAACTGATCTCACAAGTAACCTGGCGTCACAGCGCGAATGGTCATTGACGCGAATACAGTCTGTTTATAGCGTCCGAAAGATATTTAAATCACTGCAACCACGTAACGTATAAAGGGGCTTTTATAAGCCTTTGTTACACATTACACTAAGTTGAGACTAATTCTCTCGGGTTTCCATTCAGTTTTGTGtcgatttaagaaaataaatatattataaaagcgACTTAAAAAACACAACGGGAGCAGAGCGCTGTACAGCGCTTCCTCTCCAGAAGGCTGCGCTCACAAGACTGtcttcaagaagagagagagagagagagagagagagagagagaggagagagagagagagagagagagagactcacagaAAGGGGGAGGGGCGGAGGAGGAGAGGCAGGTCCAGATGGACagcacatatacgtacatacacacacacacacactttcagagCTCAGGTATGCGAGTCCCAACTGCGCATGCCTGGCTCCTTCCCACAACCGTTCTcgcaacacacacaaacatacacatatacttcCCTCCAGGAtgaagggggagggagaggggaggagaggggggggTTTGATGTGAGGGGGAGAAGAGGGAGAAGAGAGGCAGTGAGTCGAAGCCTTCCCTCTTCAAGAAACTGGGTTATCGACGGCATTATTCGACTTCAGCGGTCTCTTCTGAAACAAACGAACGCCGCACACACGTAAGGTGACCTATCACGCTGTGTGAGAATGTGATCGAATGGCGAAATTTATTTTCtacccatttatttttttattattttggttatttctaAGGCTTTTATtaagtatttcgtatttttataaatatctaaatttttttttattattttggttatttcaaAGTCTTTTTATtaagtatttcgtatttttataaatatctaaagTTTGGTTCATATATGAAATGTCTCTTTTATAATTTACAGTTGTATTTTAGACTTAGTATTTTTATTACAACTTTGATTTGTGATCGAATGGCGAAATTTATTTTCtacccatttatttttttattattttggttatttcaaagtcttttattaataatttcgtatttttatatatacatagagtttggttcatatatgaaatgtctttttttattatttacagttgtattttattagtatttttattacaaCTTTGATTTATTCCATTTTAACAGAGTTTAACTTTCACCTCTGACATATTTCAACTGATTTTAATTTAGCGACCAATGtcttattgaaaataaatatcgcGAATTTAACAACTGCAAAAATAAGCCCTTTCCTACCAATGGGTCTGGAATAGCCGTCCTCTAGCCCGTGGTGCTGGAGCTTCCAGAATTCTACAAAGGCTCTGATAGCTTATAAATATCCCCGCCTATCAGTCTGTTGGATAggtgttcgagacctgctcaagatgGAGGGCTTTTAATAGTATCTCTGGGGTTTGAAGGAGCCTGTagctacctactgagttatcagcagccattgccttgccctccctggtcctagcttgatagagagtgGTTTTgggtgttgaatatatatatatatatatatatatttatatatatatatatatatatatatattcagtcattagggtatttaatatatatatatatatatatatatatatcattaaactgACATTTAATGAAACAAAAACGTATAAGGAAAAGTTCCTTGTGTTTATTGCATGATTTTTTTATTTGCCTTAAAAAGTCAGTTACTGACATCAAAAACATTACATATTTGGAAAATAGTCTATACAACTTTTTATAATATCTTTGCAAGAATTATATGCtcaaatgcttttatttttttcattatagaagACATGAATGATATTACTTCCTTGTGTTATTCATTTATGTGTGAACTAAAGAATATTTGGTCTGTTGTTAGACCTATGtcccagtttttttcttttttgtagattTTGCCAGTAGGCCTAAGATAAATATGGCCTTCTAAAAAACACAAAAATTGCAATAGATTTATAATTCTTAATCTCTTTTACAATATAGAAAAAGATTATTTTGTCTGTTGTTAGACCTATGTTCCAGTTATTGATAGATTTTTCCAATAAGCCTAAAAAACAAAAATTGCAATAgatttaaaattcttaattttttattttctatatataaaaagaaattcctTAAATACTACGTTAAAAAATACCTTCTTAAACTAATACTTATGAAAGAAATTATACagtctaatgctataaataggccAATAGGCCTATTTGTATTCTAATACATCACAGTTCCGGGACCTTTACCTCATTTTACCTGCTTACAGGCCTATAGGCCTACGTATGTCCTTTCTCTTTCCCCTCCCAGAAtaaggaaatattctctctctctctctctctctctctctctctctctcagaataaggaaaaatcctctctctctctctctctctctctctctctcagaataaggaaaaatcctctctctctctctctctctctctctctctcagaataaggaaaaatcctctctctctctctctctctctctctctctctcagaataaggaaaaatcctctctctctctctctctctctctctctctctctatctctctcagaataaagaaaaaatttatctctctctctctctctctctctcagaataaggaaaaatcctctctctctctctctctctctctctctctcctttctctttctctctcaggataaggaaaaattctctctctctctctctctctctctctctctctctcagaataaggaaaaatcccctctctctctctctctctctctctctctcagaataaggaaaaattatctctctctctctctctctctctctctctctctctctctctctgcgaaacgAGTTCTACCCAAGGACTTCAGTTTTTAAAAGGGCCGTTTCCCGGTAAAAAAACTTGATCCTCAGAAGGACTTAACGGACTTCAAAGGACTTGAAAGGACATAAAAGGACTTATAAGTCCTCATGGAGATTAGCTCATCgaatatatggtgtgtgtgtagtTAGTTATTTATACATTTCTTGCAGCtcgtcacccaagctaggaccaagaacggccaggtaatggctactgatgactcagcagttagacctacaggctcccccaaactcccatatccttagctcacaaggatggtaaggttgcagacactaaaagagacTATCGaccctgagcgggactcgaactccactcCTGCAGAACgccaaacagtattctagaagtttcgttccagctgtgaccagactgtggaaagatcttcctaattggaacaggctgatataagtcttttttttatagtttatatataaaagatgtgttttaatgttgttaatgttatataaatattttattttaattgttcattgcttcttatatagtttatttatttctttattttctttcctcactgggctattttcccctgttggagcccttgggcttatagtattttgctatgataataataataataataatgataatactaataataataataataatactaataataataatagtattatcaataataataataataataataacaacaacaacaataataataataataataataataataataataatagtattgataataattataataataataataataataatagtaataataataataatattgataataataagaataataataataataataataataataattgacttattactattttttataggGAATAGAGGCTACAGTGTGCCCCTAAAAGGAAACTGTAGGCAACTGAATACCGCATAGGGTGTGCAAATAAATGCAAACTGTAAGCAAAATAAATTGTCTTGAAAATTAAAAGTTGTTTTTACGAAGGTAAAAATTGGATATGTTTTTTGTCTTAAGAAAATTAAAACTCTTGTTTTGAATGGTATtttctttatttcgtttttttCCTTGAAGGTGATTACTTCTTATACATGGTTGTATACAGAGGGAATACATTGATTTTTAGAGTATatgatgtatatctatatacatacacacatatatatatatgtatatatatatatgtatatatatatatatatatatatattcatatacacacacacacatatatatatatatatatgtatatatatatatatattcatatgtatatacatacttatatatgcatatatatatatacatatatatatgtatatataagtatatatatacatatatatatgtatatataagtatatatacatatatatatgtatatatatgtatacatacatatatatacatatatatattatatatattcatatctatatatatacagtatatatatacatatatatatatatacatatacatatacatatacatatacatatatatccatctcCACATTCGTCAACCaacatgataataaataaataactaacacCTCCTGCACCAAATTTCCATAAAACCAACCTCATTACACAGTCTCATCAGTAGTACATCAGCCCCCCTAACAAAACCCGCACACGAGGCATTGTGGTCAGTACCTGGACGGGTGACCACGCCGTTGCTACTTGGTGTCACTGAGTCAGCCGGGAGTGGCAGGACAGGGCGCAGCTGAGCTATCGTTTCGGTCTACAGCTACGCCGGAGTCTTGCCTCTCCCTCACTTACTCttccgctttctctctctctcctctctcttctagCCTCTTACTTATAGCtatttctttctcttctcttttctgtAGTTTATctgctcaacaacaacaacaacaacaacaacaacaacaactataataactataacaacaacaaagtTAACTTACATCAAACTTAATTACAGAATAAAGAGCTttatttgtaaacacacacacacacacacacacatatatatatatatatatatatattatatatacatatatatgtatattatatatatatatatatatatacatatacatatatacatatatatatatatatatatagtagtataaaCAGATCTTCCTATGGTATAAAAAGATTGGTATAAGCAATTACTTACATGACAAACTTAAATTGAGCAAACActtataataaattcaaaataaaacttaaaattaacttaAAATTTCTCCTACAAAGAAATTTGAAAATCACAGTCGACTTCGTTTGCTGGAGAAAAGTTCTCGTACATTGCAAACCTTATCGTACAACGCCAAACTCCTTTCTTTTACCATCTTCCTGTCCAACTCCTCCAACTCCTCTTAACTTATACTCTATATAGCAGCCTCTAGGATGTCCTCCTTACGCATAAGGACGCTGAATGGGCTTCCTGGCACTAACACTTAGCCAGAAATCAGTAGAATTCCTTCCAGGTCACTTTTCTCCAACTTTTGTCCCTGAAAGAAATTTAAAAATGGATTAGTtcattttcttttttgcatttgttAAGTTTAATGACTTTTTTAATAAATAGTTTAATTAGAATCTTCTGTCTAGATtggtatacatgtatgcatacatacatacgctcaaaagtgtatacatatataaacgatgTATTTTAAAGAGGGTATTATGTGTTTTTAAGGATTCTAAGATGTTAGCGTATTAATATATAcacaggtatgtatatgtatacatatacttatagacatatatatatatatatatgtatatatatatatatatatatatatgtatacacacacacac from Palaemon carinicauda isolate YSFRI2023 chromosome 34, ASM3689809v2, whole genome shotgun sequence includes the following:
- the LOC137626478 gene encoding LOW QUALITY PROTEIN: SR-related and CTD-associated factor 4 (The sequence of the model RefSeq protein was modified relative to this genomic sequence to represent the inferred CDS: inserted 3 bases in 3 codons; deleted 3 bases in 3 codons); translated protein: MKMARRGGADPTPICRCRVLYLGSSVPQVTKDGLQGIQEPLRELYPAEGAVSARGIDSWLSVWSNGLLLENVDENQKKXTRFFPIESLHYCAAVRYVVVAGGGEGATVPRFLPLDSPFARNPNINHPPLFACIMRRTTGIKVLECHAFICKRETPANALVRCCFHAYADSMYARSLEGGGGGGGNGTTNSQYGSVYGGRATEERVIEIEDFSSSASEIIPASIGSSPTGDVPASPTSQDSPXDEISIYNGDENHKVWAGPXKTEAELIYSDYSSGTLRSARSTSSLYGTTGGRRPTRPRQMIMPSVAPPPPPPEPEEKKGKRLLKGKGRRDDDEMSRITNGGGVPMRPVSLMNGANGGMRYANGSLPRHMNGHGSPPKGKGGKFPKGVIQGSSSLSERKSKGMRGPPPFMMIQGPPMGPGQNPHGPPGPHNHPGPPGPPPAAFHGPMAPPMGPMPPPPHLMPIHGPPHPPHLQMMGPPGPPPPPPHAMMPPPQVGPMGPYGPMMPPGPGRRPPSRVLEEPIYMPSSRPLSPTASYQPGHFPHEQYLMQQYATTGRPKHKKKKKISGGKKELDEDIYGRKGHLNERAFSYSIREEHRSRSYGSLAGIGEDSMSKKDREILQMVADLDLSGDELERVEARPGVYRPPHSDRLSASGTITSRLSRASRR